A region of the Chloroflexota bacterium genome:
GGACAACCGAAACGCAAGTTCTCCGCCGAGTTCAAGAGTCGCATCGTGCTCGACGTGCTCAGTGGGCGCAGCAGTGTCGCTGCGCTCGCCCGGCGCCATCGCCTCAAGGACAAGCTGATCTCTGAGTGGCGCGACCAGGCGCTCGCGCGCTTGCCGCAGGTGTTCAACGCCAAAGCTGACAGTGCGGCGCACGAGCAACGCATCGCCGATCTCGAGCAGTTGATCGGCCAACTGACCATCGAGAAAGAGGCCTTAAAAAAAGCCTCATTGTGGCTGAGCCGTCTGTCGCGCTCAAACGACAACTCGTGAACACGCTCAGCCCTCGGTACGGCTCAGTCCACGCGCTGTGCGGCTTGCTCGACCTGGCACCCAGCAGCTACTACTACGCCGGCCGTGGGCGCGTTGACGCCAGCGCCGATCAGCGCGTGCTGCGCGCACTCACGCAACTGGCCGGCCACTACCCGACCTACGGCTACCGGCGGCTGACCGCCTTGCTGCGCCGCCAACCCGCGTTTGCGACGCTGAACAGCAAACGGGTGCGGCGGTTGATGAAACAGGCCCATTTACAGGCCCGGCGACCCCGCCAGCGACTGTGGACCACGGACTCGCGGCACGGCTTTCAACGCTACCCGAATCTCGTGCGCGACGTGGTCGTCGCACGGCCCAATCAAGTCTGGGCCTGCGATTTGACGTACATCGTGCTGTCCAGCGGCGCGGTGGTGTTTCTGGCCATCGTGCTGGACGTGTTCACGCGCACGATTCGTGGCTGGGCCTTGGGTCAAGACCTGACCCACACACTGGCGGTGCGGGCATTGCAGAAAGCGTTGCGGCAGGGCGTGTGCCAGATGCATCACTCCGACCAGGGCGTGCAGTACGCCACCCTGGCCTACACCCAGTTGCTGACGGCGCGTGGCATCCAAATCAGCATGAGCGAGGTCGGTCAGGCTTGGCAGAACGGCTTTGCCGAGCGCTTCATGCGTACCTTGAAAGAAGAGGAGGTGTACCTCAGCGACTATCAGAGCTATGCCGAAGCGTTGCAGCATGTTGGTCAGTTCATCGATGCCGTGTACAATCGCAAACGGATCCACTCGGCGCTGGGCGATCTGTCGCCGCGTGAGTTCGAAGCGCAGTGGTACGCGCAGCAAGCCGGATAGCGATCACCCTTAACCCGGCCCCCAACCTGTCCAGCCTTAGGGGCGCACTTCACCCTCCCAGGCGCGCAAGCGTCTGATGTCTTGCATTCACCAGGTCCATCTTGCTCTTGGCGTCTGATCTTGGTTCCCGCCCAGATACTGCGGAAATTCTCGATGCCCCCTATGTAGTCTCGCACTGTTTGCATAACGTTCTTCAGCTCACCCATCTGTCCTGCGGTCCAGTAATCCCAGTCATCTGTGAACCTAAGGCCATAAAGATCCTTCAATTCATTCATGTATCTAAAGCATTCATCCCTTGCGTCTTGCTCTTCGCGGATACAGTGCCCGCTCGGGTCCGTATACTTCAGCGGATTCCCCATCACATACGAGTACCGGTTCAGCGCCTGCGGGTTGCCCGCGCCGGGGACGATGCTGTCGGCGCTGATGAACCGGTTAAGATAACTGTCGTAATAACGCGCGCCGTAGTACATCAAGCCCGTTGACGCATCCGCCCTTTGGCCTGTATATCCAACATCCGTCGGCATCGCGCCGGTCGCCGCGCGCACTAAGCCCCAGGCGGTGAACTTCTGCTCGCTCACGACGCCCCCTGCGCCGTCGGTCGTCAGCGACACGCTGACCAGGCTTGCCCTGAGCTTGCCGAAGGGTGGTCGGTATGCACGAAGTATAGCGCACTTACTGCGCCTGTCACTACACGCATCGCGATCAGCTTCGCGCCTGCCGCATAGTAGGTCTTCGTGATCCGCTGCGTGCTGGTGATCGTGACTTCAATGCCGCCGACGTAGACGATCTGGGTGCCATCGGGGAGCGTTTGCAGCACGCGCCGCCCGTCGGCGTCGTAGCCGAACTGCGTCGTGAGCGTGCCCGACACGGGTCACTTTCCGCTCGCGAGTCAAGTCGTTAATGAGACATCGGCTCAGTCTGTGACCTCATTGATTTGCCCGTCTTGGACTTTGAATCTGCACTTTTGGACAAAATTATGCAGGGGCCCACAGCGTACATCCCACCCGGTTTCTTGTTGTGTGAGGGTGACTTCGCAATCCGGCAGATTCAGTGATGTAATGTGCGTGCTAGCCAGTGATGCAACGGCCTCTATCGAATTGTGTCCGGCGAAAGTATACTTCGCCAAGTTTGGATAGAAGTCCGAAACATCATCGAACTCGAGTGACATGCTATGCAGAGATGTGTCTACCGTGACGATACTCCGTATGACTTGTCGCCCGACGAAGATTCTGGTTTCTAGGAATGTTAGCACCAGTTTGCCTCGAAAGGCCGAAAGATCGCGGCAGTGACCCGAAAATACAAGTCCCGTGAAATATGCAGCTGGCAGGGTTTTATGAACTTCAGCACTGACACCCGCAAATACTAGGTCTAGGTCCACCGCGGTCTGGCCTGGCTTCGACATTGCTAATGGAACTGCGCTCACCGTAGTTGATTCGAAACTTGATACACAGCCAGCAAGTAAGATCAAAACGACCATACTAACGACAGCGTTCCTATCGTACGGCTTCATTGCTGACTGCTCCATCGGAGATACTCATCAAGTGTTTGCTGATCGTAGTCGGAGCTGTCTATCACCCATTGAAAACCGTGTTTCTCGATATTGGCCTGAAGCCCTCTATCTCCGTCCCAACCCCAGTTATACCCGATAAGAATCAGCCGCTGCTTTTCCGAAGGACCCAACTTGTCGAAGCCAGGCATAGCACTTAGTTGATCTGTGAGGTACTGTGCCATCCCCGACACATATTCGATAGCAGTGGGGCTATTCTGAAGCGCAGCAACTCTTTCTTGGTCATTCGCACGGGTCCTTACGTAACCCAAACCCTCCAATTGGCGCGCTCTTCTCAGCTGCATTTGCCCTGGCCCTATAGACGCGATGTGCCCCGGTACCAAGACCTCTAGGGATTCGGCACCGTTAGCGATAGCCCCTGGAACCTGGTTTGGAATCGGTGTTAATAACCGGCGCTCAAACGCAGCACTCTCATGGCGGAGAATGGCCTTGACAAGTGTTGGGTCTAATCCCCTTGATGCTGATTCACTTTCGATCGCTTGCGACATCTGGGTTACGAGTTGGCCACCAACTTGATCGCGACTTGCTCGATCGGCGCCCGGGACGATCACAGTGCTGAGCTCCCAAGCACCTCGCCCTCCGACGTATGCTCCTAAAAGGACAATGCCAAAGGCGCATGCTGGGCAATGCCCCGTCGGGTCCGTATACTTCAGCGGGTTGTTGTAGGTGTAGCTGTACCGATTCAGCGCCTGCGGGTTGCCCGCGCCGGGGACGATACTGTCAGCCGACAGGAACCGGCCTAGCAGCGTGTCATAGTGCCGCGCGCCGTAGTCGTACAGCGCGCCCAGCGCCGCGCCCTCCGCCCGCTGGTCGGTGAACAACCGGTCGGTCTGCTGCGCCCCGCTCGTCGTGCGCGTCCCGCCATACGCGTAATACTTCGTGCTCGCCACCACCGCGCCGTTGGCGTCCGTCGTCAGGCTGTTGCTGCCGAGGTGGTCGCCCTGGATGAAGTATAATCCCGCCGCGTTGCGCACCGCAACCCGCTTGCCGCCCGCGAAGTAGTAACTGGTGTCCGTGCCTGCGGTCACGTTGCGCTCGTACAGCGCGCCGACGGCCACGGTCGTGGTGACGCCGTTCGCCACCCATTTGACACGTTTGCCGTCACCGTCGTAGATGTACGCCATGCTGGCGCCGTTGCTGGTCGTCACCAGCACCAAGCGGTTGTCCACGTCCCACGTCTGCGTGTACGTCGTGCCCGCTTCGGCCCGCAATGTCATGTTGCCGTTGAGGTCATACGTATAGGCGTTGCTGCCCATCGCGGTCGCCGCATGCGGGCGTGCCTGCCCAGCTGATGGGTAACTGTACGCCACGCTGCCGCTGCCCTCGTCCTTGCCCGTCAGGTTGCCGATGGCGTTGTACGCGTATGTGCCGCTGTAGCCCTGCGTCGTGGTGCTGATCACCTGTGTCAAGCGGTCGAGCGCGTCGTACTGGAACGCCTGCTTGTCGTCCGGCACGACCAGCGCGCCCCCGTTGAACTCGCGGTAGTCGTCCAGATAGAGCGTGCCGCTCTTGATCGAACTTAAGAAGTGCCATTGCTGGCCGCCAGCGATGTCGAGGTTGTAGGCGTAATGCACACCGGCGGTTGCAGTATACACCTCCAGCGTCAGTCCACGTGCGTCATCCACGACCATCGTGAGCGTGTACCACGTGTTGGCTTGCAGCGTCGGGGTCAACCACACGGGATAACGCTTGCCCACCCCGTCGTAATACTGCATGGCCAGGTGGCCGGTCGCCTCGCCGACCACGGCCAGGCGCTGATACGCTGCGTTGTTTGAGTTGATGCCCAGCGAGAAGGAGTTCAGCGCGTTATCCAGCTTGAAGCGCACCTCCATGCCCGTTCCGCTCGCTAGCGTGTAGCCGGTGCGTGTCAACATTACGCTGTAGTCCGTGCCGTTACCGACCAAGCGCGCCGTGTTGTTGCCCGCGTCGTTGTACGGGATGGTGACGTTGCCGGCGGTACTCCAGTTGCCGCCCGCGCTATCAAAGGGATCGCTGAAGGTGATATTGAGGGTGCCGGTGATCGCGCGCGGCACATCGCGAATCGCCGTGACGTTGCCCACGCTATCGTAGGCATAGCGCAAATCTTGCACCGCCGCGCCGCTGGGCGATTCGGTGCGAATGCGCCACAGCCGCCCGTAGTTGCTCAGACCGGTGCTGGGTGGACTATCCCAGGAGTTGGCGCCCCAAGCGTTGCTGCCGATGCCAAAGTACCCGAAGAGCGTGCTGAGGCCGTTGCCGAGGTCGAGGCGCGCGAGTGAGCCGTTGACGTTGTAATCCAAATTGCTCGCCAGCCACTGGCCGTTGCTCTGGCTGCGCACGTTGTCGAGCAGCCCGCGCGTGCTGTATGCGTTGGTGATGACCTCGCCGGTCGGGTATGTCAGTGACCGCACGCGGTCGGCGGCGTCGTAGCTGGTGCTGGTCGTGAACACGCCGACGCTCGTGATGCTCTTGACCTCGCGGGTGGCGCGCCCACGTGCATCATACGCCCACGTCGTATAACCCGTCGCGTCGTCCATGCGCACGCGGTTGCCGACGCCGTTCGTGCCCGTATCATACGTGTAAGTGATCGGCGCAAGGCTGCTACCGACCGGATACGTCTTCCTTGTCAAGCGGTTCAGTTGATCGTATGTGAAGCTGAGTGTCTGCCCCTTGGCGTCGGTTTGACTGGTCAGGTTGCCCGCCGCGTCGTAGGCATACAGCCAGCGGCCCATGTCCGGGTCGAGCATGCCGGTCTTGCGACCCAGGTTGTCGTAGGTGATGACCGTCGTGTTGCCGACGGTATCCGTCACGCGCGTCAGATGCCCTAGCATGTCGTAGCCGTAGCGGGTGGTGTTGAACTGCAATTCGTCGTAGTTGTCCAGGCGCTGTGTTCCCACCTTCACCCGCGCCATGAAGTTCCAGGTACGGCCTACCCAGTTGCCGTCGCCGCTCTTCACCTCCCGCAGTTCCGCCCCACTGGCTGGATTGTCGCGCTCCCAGACCTGCGTAATAAACTCGCCCGTGCCGCCCGCTTTCAGCAGTGCGCGATACCAGACGCCGGTCTTCAGCGCGAGCAACGATGCATCCGCTACGCCGTATGCCTGGCGCGCAATCACCCCACCGCTGATCCGCAAACCCCAGCTGCGCCAACTGCCGGCCGGCCAGTCGCCGGTTTCCAGGAAGATCTCCGAGTCCGGTGTGCTGCCCGCGTCCAATTCGAAATCAAACACCACGCCCTGGCTGTCGTGTGTCGTGGCCACCCGCACGGCGTTGGCGTTGTAGTCAACGCCGTTGCCGACCTCGTTGAGCGTGCTGCCCGAGGCGGTCACCTGGTTGTTCCATAAAGACCAGCCCGGCAAACTCGCGTTGTCAAAGCCATCGCTCCAGCGCACCAGCGTCTCGTCGACGGCGGATAGTCGCCCCAGTGCATCCTGGAACGACAACTTGACGTGCCGGTTGGCGTCGATGTTCGTCTGTGCCAGTGCGCCGTAGGCGGCGCCGCCGGTTGTGCCGTCGGGGTTGACCACCCACACCGGCCGCGCCAGCGCGTCGAAACTCGTCGTGGTACGCGGGCGGCTGTCGATCGCCGACCACTCGCCGCTGACGAATGTGCCCAGCGTGCCGACGACGCTAGTCGGCACCGAAGCTGCTTCGACCTTGCCCAGCGCATTGTAGCGCTGGTTGCTGACGATGATCTGCCCGGCCGTGTCGCTTGCGGACTGCGATTGCACAACCTGGCCGAGGCCGTTGTATATGCTGGCGGTCGACTGGTAGGTGGTCGCCTCGCCGGGCGCGTCGGTGCGCACC
Encoded here:
- a CDS encoding transposase, which gives rise to MQGQPKRKFSAEFKSRIVLDVLSGRSSVAALARRHRLKDKLISEWRDQALARLPQVFNAKADSAAHEQRIADLEQLIGQLTIEKEALKKASLWLSRLSRSNDNS
- a CDS encoding IS3 family transposase, which translates into the protein MAEPSVALKRQLVNTLSPRYGSVHALCGLLDLAPSSYYYAGRGRVDASADQRVLRALTQLAGHYPTYGYRRLTALLRRQPAFATLNSKRVRRLMKQAHLQARRPRQRLWTTDSRHGFQRYPNLVRDVVVARPNQVWACDLTYIVLSSGAVVFLAIVLDVFTRTIRGWALGQDLTHTLAVRALQKALRQGVCQMHHSDQGVQYATLAYTQLLTARGIQISMSEVGQAWQNGFAERFMRTLKEEEVYLSDYQSYAEALQHVGQFIDAVYNRKRIHSALGDLSPREFEAQWYAQQAG
- a CDS encoding RHS repeat-associated core domain-containing protein; this encodes MPTDVGYTGQRADASTGLMYYGARYYDSYLNRFISADSIVPGAGNPQALNRYSYVMGNPLKYTDPSGHCIREEQDARDECFRYMNELKDLYGLRFTDDWDYWTAGQMGELKNVMQTVRDYIGGIENFRSIWAGTKIRRQEQDGPGECKTSDACAPGRVKCAPKAGQVGGRVKGDRYPACCAYHCASNSRGDRSPSAEWIRLRLYTASMN
- a CDS encoding RHS repeat protein; its protein translation is MRPAMRLSFVIGLAGACAALLYVTFALAPTVRAQTVATATATRVVTPTATLALAATATSAPVTSTATATPLPAATNTATPLPATNTPAATSTATAIPPITATATSTPLPTATATATTAPTATSTATPVVTPTVVFTPTATPTLTPTVILTATLSVTPTAIPTATVEVTTTIMVSAAIGGQLHTTDGVLTLDLPSSATATDLVIQHIERAPIYTRSLVYVFDLTARQVSNGIGVDAFAKPLTLTINYSSFWNRLSGGTPALFTFSTQAQRWERVDAVNNYESRTLTAAISHFSQWGLGQFTGLDQHYLPSMNSFGEDPFMGSATVNYPIALPVLPGNVMPPLALAYSSASAAEARRDDDTLMYGRQSSFLGAAWSLNGLPTINRQVTVATRWFSEQVPYDRYYVSAPGASGRIVQWPAASGGDDYWHPLNEGYARLSRLNGESQWLMFDPNGTQYRFDKFGEYRYPGFLVTGYASYCDAPSSFPNQWNVTAITDTHQNVATIDYRVQTRQINYLCDDVPGERKRSYTSINAIYPMTITVNGMRVATFVYETKPDKDMGYCGSDNDPNYGQDAWSQKTCAYDRLATIQVWANGNIVRSYVLGYDTAANKTRVTGISLRGQGGAISVPTYTLGYGTSGDDSQFVVTGTNGYGGGVEYHYGQETIASWCVDPATCNTNGQSKYWAVMTKTVSSVTPSASFLTTWAYGALTLQTNALGFNPQVNYTPTEYDAIGVPEETGDKLLGHGVVTQTVYAGGTTASGVASRSVQKFHQRLADNKVDPRQGRMYEARQLSPSGSVLVSTTAVYSYVVLQDRSSMPLYDRNFIRLDESDAYACEGTATCRQTRTTYGYDTYGNTVAEWHYGDVNDAADDFTIHRKTYPYSTTTGYIVNKIAWENTFVTIMPTNVGSINLKTQAIYYFDGQGLTTPPIKGDVTRIVRGNNPANDPNGFYVTTTLAFDSYGNPTVVTDTRGYTATTGYDSVYHVLPLTVTNALGQRTVTQYDLTLQKPLTVTDPNGAVTSIAYDAFGRRTSVWSPTEQGGAATAKMTYSDTIPFVFKVEVRTDAPGEATTYQSTASIYNGLGQVVQSQSASDTAGQIIVSNQRYNALGKVEAASVPTSVVGTLGTFVSGEWSAIDSRPRTTTSFDALARPVWVVNPDGTTGGAAYGALAQTNIDANRHVKLSFQDALGRLSAVDETLVRWSDGFDNASLPGWSLWNNQVTASGSTLNEVGNGVDYNANAVRVATTHDSQGVVFDFELDAGSTPDSEIFLETGDWPAGSWRSWGLRISGGVIARQAYGVADASLLALKTGVWYRALLKAGGTGEFITQVWERDNPASGAELREVKSGDGNWVGRTWNFMARVKVGTQRLDNYDELQFNTTRYGYDMLGHLTRVTDTVGNTTVITYDNLGRKTGMLDPDMGRWLYAYDAAGNLTSQTDAKGQTLSFTYDQLNRLTRKTYPVGSSLAPITYTYDTGTNGVGNRVRMDDATGYTTWAYDARGRATREVKSITSVGVFTTSTSYDAADRVRSLTYPTGEVITNAYSTRGLLDNVRSQSNGQWLASNLDYNVNGSLARLDLGNGLSTLFGYFGIGSNAWGANSWDSPPSTGLSNYGRLWRIRTESPSGAAVQDLRYAYDSVGNVTAIRDVPRAITGTLNITFSDPFDSAGGNWSTAGNVTIPYNDAGNNTARLVGNGTDYSVMLTRTGYTLASGTGMEVRFKLDNALNSFSLGINSNNAAYQRLAVVGEATGHLAMQYYDGVGKRYPVWLTPTLQANTWYTLTMVVDDARGLTLEVYTATAGVHYAYNLDIAGGQQWHFLSSIKSGTLYLDDYREFNGGALVVPDDKQAFQYDALDRLTQVISTTTQGYSGTYAYNAIGNLTGKDEGSGSVAYSYPSAGQARPHAATAMGSNAYTYDLNGNMTLRAEAGTTYTQTWDVDNRLVLVTTSNGASMAYIYDGDGKRVKWVANGVTTTVAVGALYERNVTAGTDTSYYFAGGKRVAVRNAAGLYFIQGDHLGSNSLTTDANGAVVASTKYYAYGGTRTTSGAQQTDRLFTDQRAEGAALGALYDYGARHYDTLLGRFLSADSIVPGAGNPQALNRYSYTYNNPLKYTDPTGHCPACAFGIVLLGAYVGGRGAWELSTVIVPGADRASRDQVGGQLVTQMSQAIESESASRGLDPTLVKAILRHESAAFERRLLTPIPNQVPGAIANGAESLEVLVPGHIASIGPGQMQLRRARQLEGLGYVRTRANDQERVAALQNSPTAIEYVSGMAQYLTDQLSAMPGFDKLGPSEKQRLILIGYNWGWDGDRGLQANIEKHGFQWVIDSSDYDQQTLDEYLRWSSQQ